Below is a genomic region from Vibrio mimicus.
TGGTGAAATCAGGCCAACTCCTGGTGTGGAGTGACGAGTTGCCCCGATCCATTCATCGACTTTATCGCCAGGTAGCTGACCGCCTTCGCCCGGTTTCGCCCCTTGCGCCATCTTGATTTGGATTTCATCCGCGTTGGTCAGATAGTAAGAGGTCACGCCGAAACGGCCAGAAGCCACTTGCTTGATCGCTGAGCGTTCTGAATCCCCATTCGCATTCAGTTCAAAACGCATTGGGTCTTCACCACCTTCACCGGAGTTGGATTTCGCGCCTAAGCGGTTCATCGCAATCGCCAGTGTGGAGTGCGCTTCGTAAGAGATAGAGCCGAACGACATCGCACCGGTTGCAAAGCGCTTCACAATGCTCTCGATCGGTTCAACTTCATCAATCGGAATAGAACCCGCTGGATTTTTCACAAAATCGAGCTGGCTGCGCAGAGTCACCGCTTTATCGCCTTGGCTATCAACCGCTGCCGCATATTTCTTAAATTGCGGGTAGTTTTTATGGCGAGTGGACTCTTGCAGCAAGTGAATGGTTTCTGGGTTAAACAGATGCTGCTCACCGCGCTGTTTCCATTGATACACGCCGCCGACATCCAACACTTGCAGTGGGATTTCGCGCGTTGGGTAGCCAATGCGATGACGAACCAGAACTTCTTTGGCGATATCGTCGAGGGTTAAACCTTGAATACGCGTGATGGTGCCGGTGAAGTATTTATCCACCACCGCTTTGCTGATCCCGAGCGCTTCAAAAATCTGTGCACCGTGATAAGACTGTAGGGTCGAAATCCCCATTTTTGAGAAGATCTTCAGCAAGCCGCCATTAACGCCTTTACGGTAATTTTCGAAGTATTTCTCTATCGATACGTCGGCATCGAGTTTTTTCTGACGTTTGAGGTCAACGATGGTTTCCATCACAAGATACGGGTTAACAGCGTTCGCGCCGTAGCCGAGTAGGGTCGCAAAGTGGTGCGTTTCACGCGCATCACCGGTTTCCACCACGATGCCGCATTTAGAACGCAGACCTTTGCGGATCAGGTGATGGTGTACTGCACCCACGGCCAGCATCGCTGGGATGGCGGCATGGTTGGAGTTCACCGCACGGTCGGTCAGCAAAATGATCGAGTAGCCATCAATCACCGCATCTTCCGCGTATTGGCAAATACGTTTCAGAGCACGCTCTAGCTTGCCTGGTTCATCGCTGGCACGAAATACGATGTCCAACGTTTTGGCTTGTAGGTGCTCGTTATCAATCGCACGCAGTTTTTCCAACTCAGCGTTAGAAATCACAGGTGATTCCAGCTCAACCTTACGGCAGTGAGCAGGCGTTTCAGAAAGCAAGTTTTGATCGCGGCCGATATAAGTGTTGAGCGACATCACCATGCGCTCACGGATCGGGTCGATTGGTGGGTTAGTCACCTGAGCAAACAACTGCTTAAAGTAGTTTGAAAGATGCTGAGATTGGTGTGACAGCACGGCTACAGGCCAGTCTGCACCCATCGAACCGAGCGGCTCATAACCGGTTTGTGCTAGGGTCAGAATGATGTCATTGACCTCTTCGCTACTCACTCCAAACGCTTGTTGGCGGTGAAGCAGGCGCTCTGGCGATGGTTGGCTGTGTACGTTGTCGGCATCCGGCAGCTTTTTCAAGCTGAGTAGGTTTTCTTCTACCCATTTTTCATAAGGCTGCGCTGAAGCGATACCGTCTTTGACTTCTTCATCAGAGATGATGCGGCCTTGCTCTAGGTCAGCAACAAAGATACGTCCCGGTTGCAGACGACCACGGTATTCCACATTGGCTGGATCAATTTCCACTACGCCAGATTCAGAAGCCATGATCAGGAAATCATCTTTGGTCACGGTATAACGAGACGGACGCAGACCGTTACGATCTAGCGTTGCACCGACTTGTACACCATCGGTAAAGCATACTGATGCTGGGCCGTCCCATGGTTCCATGACGTTGGCATGGTACTGGTAGAAAGCGCGGCGTTTTGGATCCATCGCTTTGTTTTCTTGCCATGCTTCTGGGATCATCATCATCAGAGCGTGAGGCAAGCTGCGACCAGAAAGCACCAGTAGTTCGAGTACCATGTCAAAGTTTGCGGAATCGGATGCGCCTTCTTGGCAGATAGGCAGCAGCATGTCGATTTCAGCTTGGGTAAACAGTTTGGATTGTAAAATCGCTTCGCGCGCTTTCATCCAGTTCAAGTTACCGCGAACGGTGTTGATCTCACCGTTGTGCGCGATGTAGCGGAAAGGCTGGGCTAGTCGCCATTTCGGGAAGGTGTTGGTAGAAAAACGCGAGTGCACCAGCGCCAGAGCAGTGACCATGGTCGGATTTTGCAAATCGAGGAAGTATTGCGGTACTTGTTCAGTGGTCAGCTGACCTTTATAGACCAAGGTTTTGTATGACATCGAGTTGATGTAAAAATCATCACCGATGTTCGACACGCTCTCAAGGCAGACACGAACCGTGTAGTTACGCAACACGTACAGCTTACGCTCTAACTCTTCCGGCTGCATACCTGGACCACCAGAAATGAACACGTGTTCAAATTGTGGCTCAGTGCTGAGTGGGTCGGCACCTAACATGCTGTTGTCGGTTGGCAAAACACGATAGCCAATCACATCCAGATCAAGGCGTTTGGCATTACGCTCTAAAATATCTCGGCATTGGGCACGTTTGTGTTCATCTTTCGGGAACAACACCACACCCACACCGTACTTTTCGAATGAAGGCAGCTTAATACCAAGTTTAACGGCTTCTTCGAGTAAAAATTCGTGAGGCTTTTGCAACAAAATACCCGCACCGTCACCGCTGCAAGGGTCACAACCCTGACCGCCACGGTGTTCCATGCGTGCGAGCATGTCCAAAGCTTGAGTGACCACCTGATGAGACTTGCGATTTTTCAGGTGAGCGACAAAGCCGATGCCACAAGCATCATGCTCCAGCTCAGGCGTATAAAGACCACGCGAACGTTGCGCTTTATCTACCATAGATACATCCTTCCAGTTATTGAGGACGCAACCGCACTGAGTGTGCACTCAGTTATTCCCGCCACGCATCAAGCAGCATCCGCTGAATGAGTCGCTTGGGCGATACGTCCTGTCCTTTTTTGTTTTGAGTGAAATCTGCTTAGGGAGCAGATCCGCGTCCTTTCCGTCTCTCACAGGAAATATGTTGTGAGAAAGACAATCCTTAGTGACATTCCTGTTGTCGAGCCACTTTACTAGTGGATTCTTTTGGTAGGTGTGGAATATCACCGATAGTCTGCCGCGTTTTTTGTAATTAATTGAGCAAAAAAGCACGGAAAACTGAAAGTATCCTACAATTTTGCTGGCGCAAATTCCAACGAAAAGTCTGCGGTTTGGTTTATTTTTTTACAGCTAGATGAATGTTTTGTTTAACAAACTAGCAACAAAATGCAAATAGTGTTTATTTTATGCCTATTTATTGATTTGACGCTGTTTGAAATCAAACGCGAGGGATTAAAATTTGTGACCAATTCGATTGGAAATGTAATTAAATTACACGGATGGTAGTGAGAGATATTTGTATTTAGATTGAGCGAGCCGATGCATTTACATCAACTGGTGAACACCATAGGTCAAGATTTACAACGTCGCTATGGAGAGAAAGTTCATAAACTGACGCTCCATGGGGGGTTTAGTTGCCCAAATCGAGACGGTACGATTGGCCGTGGTGGCTGCACTTTCTGTAACGTGGCCTCGTTTGCCAATGAAGAGACCCAGCAGCAGAGTATTCAAGAGCAGTTGAAAGATCGGGCGGGGGAGATCAAACGCGCCAAAAAATACCTCGCTTATTTTCAGGCTTACACCAGCACGTATGCGGAAGTGCAAGTGCTGAAATCGATGTACGAACAGGCTCTAGAAGAAGCGGATATTGTGGGGTTGTGTGTTGGCACTCGGCCTGATTGTGTGCCGGATGCGGTGCTTGAACTGCTCGCCGATTATGTGCAGCAAGGTTACGAAATTTGGTTGGAGCTTGGGCTGCAAACCGCACACGATCACACATTAAAACGCATTAATCGTGGGCACGATTTTGCCTGCTACGCAGAGATCACTGCCAAAGCGAGAGCGTTAGGTATCAAAGTGTGTACTCACTTGATTGTTGGGTTGCCCGGTGAAGGACGCAGTGACAATCTTGCCACATTACAACAAGTGCTTAGTGTGGGAACGGATGGTATCAAGTTGCATGGTTTGCACATTGTGGAAGGCAGTACCATGGCCAAAGCGTGGCGAGCGGGGCGTTTAACTGTGCTTGAACAGGATGAGTATGTATCGATTGCCTGTGAAATGATTCGCTCAACGCCACCGCAGATTATTTATCATCGTGTGTCTTCGGCGGCCCGTAGACCCACTCTACTTGCCCCTTTGTGGTGTGAAAATCGTTGGTGGGCGATGACTGCAATTGGCAAAACTCTTGAGATTGAGGGGCCACAAGGCTCGCTGATCGGCGAGCCATTCAAGTATGTAGCTCTTAGTCTAAATTAATAATCCACAGCAAAAATATGTAATCTTTTGTACTATTTACACTGTCTATTAATAAAAAAGCTATTACATGTCCGAATCGATCTCTGAGTTTTACATGATTTTGCTTACTATCGGGGGGATGCTCGGTAGCGGTTTGCTGCTTTGGTTAGGGTGGTACAGCCATATTCAGCCTCAAAGATTAGTTCGATTATTCCACCACTCTCCTTCAGGTATTTTGCTGGTGGGTGAGCAATGTGTGCTGC
It encodes:
- the gltB gene encoding glutamate synthase large subunit; this translates as MVDKAQRSRGLYTPELEHDACGIGFVAHLKNRKSHQVVTQALDMLARMEHRGGQGCDPCSGDGAGILLQKPHEFLLEEAVKLGIKLPSFEKYGVGVVLFPKDEHKRAQCRDILERNAKRLDLDVIGYRVLPTDNSMLGADPLSTEPQFEHVFISGGPGMQPEELERKLYVLRNYTVRVCLESVSNIGDDFYINSMSYKTLVYKGQLTTEQVPQYFLDLQNPTMVTALALVHSRFSTNTFPKWRLAQPFRYIAHNGEINTVRGNLNWMKAREAILQSKLFTQAEIDMLLPICQEGASDSANFDMVLELLVLSGRSLPHALMMMIPEAWQENKAMDPKRRAFYQYHANVMEPWDGPASVCFTDGVQVGATLDRNGLRPSRYTVTKDDFLIMASESGVVEIDPANVEYRGRLQPGRIFVADLEQGRIISDEEVKDGIASAQPYEKWVEENLLSLKKLPDADNVHSQPSPERLLHRQQAFGVSSEEVNDIILTLAQTGYEPLGSMGADWPVAVLSHQSQHLSNYFKQLFAQVTNPPIDPIRERMVMSLNTYIGRDQNLLSETPAHCRKVELESPVISNAELEKLRAIDNEHLQAKTLDIVFRASDEPGKLERALKRICQYAEDAVIDGYSIILLTDRAVNSNHAAIPAMLAVGAVHHHLIRKGLRSKCGIVVETGDARETHHFATLLGYGANAVNPYLVMETIVDLKRQKKLDADVSIEKYFENYRKGVNGGLLKIFSKMGISTLQSYHGAQIFEALGISKAVVDKYFTGTITRIQGLTLDDIAKEVLVRHRIGYPTREIPLQVLDVGGVYQWKQRGEQHLFNPETIHLLQESTRHKNYPQFKKYAAAVDSQGDKAVTLRSQLDFVKNPAGSIPIDEVEPIESIVKRFATGAMSFGSISYEAHSTLAIAMNRLGAKSNSGEGGEDPMRFELNANGDSERSAIKQVASGRFGVTSYYLTNADEIQIKMAQGAKPGEGGQLPGDKVDEWIGATRHSTPGVGLISPPPHHDIYSIEDLAQLIFDLKNANRKGRVNVKLVSEAGVGTIASGVAKAKADVVLIAGHDGGTGASPISSIRHTGLPWELGLAETHQTLLKNGLRNRIVVQADGQMKTPRDIAIAVLLGAEEWGVATAALVVEGCIMMRKCHKNTCPVGIATQNKTLRERFAGRVDDVVTFFQYMAQGLREIMAELGFRTINDMVGQAHKLKVRDDVGHWKYKNLDLSPILFIEQPRSVDGIYCQTQQNHQLESVLDRTLIQLATPALERGEAVKAELPIINTDRSTGTMLSNEICKVYKDQGLPQPMQVKFNGSAGQSFGAFLTKGVYFEVEGDANDYWGKGLSGGTLVLYPNRNATIVPEENIVVGNVCFYGATSGESYIRGLAGERFCVRNSGAKVVVEGIGDHGCEYMTGGVAVILGSTGRNFAAGMSGGVAYVWDKSGDFQSKLNAELVDLDPIEAEDKALLKEMLTKHVQFTGSEVAKAFLANFDASLATMVKVMPRDYKAVLQKRKEQEQQATLAAEAV
- a CDS encoding TIGR01212 family radical SAM protein (This family includes YhcC from E. coli K-12, an uncharacterized radical SAM protein.) — encoded protein: MHLHQLVNTIGQDLQRRYGEKVHKLTLHGGFSCPNRDGTIGRGGCTFCNVASFANEETQQQSIQEQLKDRAGEIKRAKKYLAYFQAYTSTYAEVQVLKSMYEQALEEADIVGLCVGTRPDCVPDAVLELLADYVQQGYEIWLELGLQTAHDHTLKRINRGHDFACYAEITAKARALGIKVCTHLIVGLPGEGRSDNLATLQQVLSVGTDGIKLHGLHIVEGSTMAKAWRAGRLTVLEQDEYVSIACEMIRSTPPQIIYHRVSSAARRPTLLAPLWCENRWWAMTAIGKTLEIEGPQGSLIGEPFKYVALSLN